agtccccgcctgagggggggggggggggggggccacaaattcccccaaggaggactccccttctggctaccgacttgagaggtgtcttgataactcctcgaacctctttcggattaatttctgcaacattcgcagtcttcgttccaatttccattccgtggagcaccatctctcctctaaacctcaccttttcttcctcaccgaaacatgtctcggcggctactgacagcaatctctactctgttccctcctatctctagcctaaatttcaatccaaagctggatgttgcgcctatgtgcgcaacgacatcacttgctctcgcgctcacgaccttgactcttcagaattttccatcatctggctaagacttcattgtcattctgttactaaatactgtgctgtttatctcacacctaactctactaactatgtaaaattctttgactacttgaactctaaagtggagcacatcttgacgtACCCACTCTCcatttgctgaaatctccatccttggagatttcaatgttcatcaccagctttggctttcatcctctttcactgaccagcctggtgaacaagcctactactttgctctcctcaatgatctagaccagttggttcagcaccctacacgtattcccgaccgtcttggagacaggctcaACAAactagacctctttcttacctctaacccttctgcttactctgtcaaactgttctctccgttgggcccctctgatcacaaccttatttctgtattctgtcctatcgctcctgtacagcctctggacccaccgaagaggtgatgcttgtGGCATTTTGCTTtggctcggtgggacgacctgaggatgtatacTTTACCAATTTCCCATGGAAATATTAtatactgcttccaggagagagacccctctgtgtgtgcccagcgcatcacagaggtgattgtctctgaaatggaggcacacattccgcgtactttctctactcctcatgctaaaaagccttggtttaatcacgctgtTCTTGTGTTGTcaaatatagagaggcagctcacaaaaggtaacaGAGCCTTTGtgctcctgctaaccatgatctttatatttctgcccgaaatcgtgccgaatctattctttgacttaccaaaagctctttcatccatagtaaatgtcaaaactttgctttttctaattcttccagagacttctggcacctagccaaaaatatctcctccaatttcacttcttcatctttccctcctctccttaactcttctctcaaacattctgtaaaaactccactctggacaattctgggcatattcctccttttcatcccccctccgactcctttatgctgttattaagattcttaagaatgatgttttctatgccctctctggcctcatctctcagaaggcttatggacctgatgaagtgcctcctattgtccttaaaaactgtgcttctgtgctgacaccctgcctggtcaaactctttcgtctctgcctatcaacatctacctttccttactgCTGGAAGAacgcctaagaagggtgaccgttccaatccctcaaactaccgccctatagctttactttcctgtctatctaaagcctttaaatcaatccttaacctgaagattcaaaagcacctttccactcctgaccttctatctgatcgccagtatgggttctgcaaggggtgttctactggcaatcttcttgctctcttaactgactcttggtcatcctctctttgccgttttggtgaaactttctcagctgcgctagacatatctaaagctttcgatagagtctggcacaactctttgctttctaaactgccctcatacggattctatccttctcgactttggtcaagaggagcaccggggggcagcatgggcccagCAAGTCATACACCATAgcagccattataaataaaattagcctgtgcCACaaatgggctggggccaaccatgaggcccctcaagaaagcctacaggcactacaggcagcacataaaaaaaaaagtaagaattttTGTAAATTCAGGCCCCAGATTCGTGCCGTTCTTTTGAATGACGGATAAATGAGGTTCTACTGTAGTAGCAGTTGTTGCTGCTGATGTCCATTCACACAGGAGTAACATTACACACAGTTTAATGAAATTCACATTCACTTTATTGACCTTCACAATGGATCTTGAAGTGTACTTTGTGTGCCCTTTGGTTACTTGTCAATGAGTACAATCCCTGATGATGTTATAACTATAAATAGAATAGAAgtaaaggctaaaaaaaaaaatttggtcTTTTAGCAGACAAATCTATTCCACATCATACAGAAGAACAAACTCAGTTTCATAAATGTTACTTaaaatttctccttctctttaaaaATATACATCATTATGTTTATCTACAACATAAAAATTAATTATGAAAATATTGAAGACAACAATGCTTTGGCATTTGAGGGTTGTCATCTTTGTTAAttcaacttttctctttttcttcttcctcttctctttccttcctcttgatgTGTTTGCTCCTTGGCTTGGCATCACTTCACCATTCACCTCTGCCTTAGTACTCCTTCCTCACTTTTGTttatctgctttctttcttttctctttcttcttcttctttttcttctctttctcctttttcctcttcttgtgtttGCTCTTCAGTTCTGCATCACTCGAGTCACTGTTCACcattcgcttcttcttcttcttctttcgtctctttttcCTTGCAATCTCCTCATCttcactgctactgctactgctactgctggaGGAGGAACTGGAGCTGCTGTTACTGGAGCTAATGCTGAGGGATTTCTTTCGCTTTTTGCGCTTTCGtaccttctctttcactttctctttggAGGCTTTGCTTGGTGCGGGCGAGGGAACACGTATGGGGGAgtatttcttcttcacttcctgttCTTCTGTCCCTTCAGTCTccacatccttctctccttctgccctctgctcctcctctttcacttgctcttctgcatcctcttcctctctagaGATATTACTGTGTGGGTCAAAGTCAGATGCTTCCATGTCATCTGTCCCCTCACCATCTGGAGTTTGCATGCCGGCGACAACATTCTGCCTCCCTTCAGATCCTTCATCTGGCTTGATTGTATCTGCTGCAGACAACTCTATATTATCTTCTATGGAAGGTTGAGGTGGAGAAGTTAATGGTGCAGAGCTTTTTAAGTCATTGTCTGGTTCTGTTATGAGTGACTCACTTTCATTGCCGATACTTTCATTATTTGCTCCACTCACAATTTGGTCATCTGGTCTTGCAACGGTCTCATCACTATTCACAGctgcctcttcatttccctttagtCTCTTGGTTTCCATAAATTCTTCCATTGATAGTTCTCTCTTCAGTCCCTTTGGCTCTCCATCCATGTTCACACTTTCTGGAGGCTCTGTAGAAACATGAGGCTGAATGCTTTCATTTGGTTCTGTATCTGCCTTAGTTAGATCCTCAAGAACTGATGGAGTTGAATCCTCTTCTATGACTGGTTGTGGTTCGCTGCTTTCATTTCTTCCAGGTTCGGGGCGTGATGCATCCTCCTTCTCAGTCTTCTTTCGGCTTTTGGTTAAGTCAGAATCAGAAGTACTAGGaacctccttgtcttcttttgaGTTTCTCTCAGGCATTGGTTCATCAGGGAGACACTTCAGCCTAGATGTTgactttctctcttcctgcctctctgGACTAGTTGCTTCAACCCTCCCTGCTCGGGGTCGTCCTGTCTGCTCATCTTGCCTCTCTGGACTCGATACTTCGATCCTCCCTGCTCGGGGCCGTCCTATCTGAGACTCTGTTTTTGAGGAAATTGTTATCTGTATGGACGGACCTCTCCTCTTGGCCTCGCGTAGTTCTGAGCGGTCCCAGTCTGGCGTGGGACTCCGTTCATCATCTCGCTGCTTCTGAGTATCAAGGAACACCTTACGAGACACCAAACCTCGTCCTGAGAACAAGGCGTTTTCGGCTCTCTTCAAGATGTCCACAGTTACCTTTCGCTCCTCCTCCGGCTCGGTGTTTTCTGCCaccgtgctgctgctggggctgtgGGAAgcatcctcatctctctcccattTTGACAGCTGGGGCAGAGGGACAGGTGGGAACATCTTTTCTGGCGTTGTGTTACTCTCTGGCACCTCGGGTTCAGACAAGGTTGTGCCAGGGTTCTGCATGGTAAGCTCTGTAGGTTCTAACTCTTGTGTGAATGATGCATCAACAGGGTCCGTATCTGTCTGACTGTTTCCTTCTTCTGGAGGTTTAGCTGTCTCTTCGGAATCTTTCTTTGCATCACCCctaagcttcttcttcttctccttcttcttccttctcttcttgtcctccacctcatctcctgAGAGTTCAGCTTGGCTAAGTTCAGTGGAGGCTTGAGATGCCCttcgcttctccttcttcttcttcttgcgttCGTGCTTCCTTTTTTCCagctttccatcctcctctttagTGTCTCGGCTATTGCTCTTGTGGCTCTGGCCATCTAGCCTCTCTTCTTTCTGCCGGGTTTTgcgcttctcttccttttcattgctttttcctctgctctccttcccttggATGCCATCTTTAGACTTGTCACTtcttatcttctccatctccttctctctatcagcCTTGGCATCTGATCTCTCCCACCTGGAGGTACGGGTTCTCTCCCCGTCCCTTTCcctccggctctctctctctttcctggcaTCGTCTTTTGTGTATCTGTCGccatcacccttttctttcctctcatggTCTCTCTTCTGTGAATCTCTATCCCTCCTATCCaggtctctatctctcttctctccgtccCGATCTCTTCTATCAACATCCCGGGATTTCCTGTCACTTTCTTTGTCTCTCCGATCgctggcatctctctctcttcggtaagAGTCCTTTCTCCCACCATCTCcaccctctctgtctcttttgtgGATGTCTTTTCTGTCTAAGtccctctcttttccatctttgtCTCTCCTGTCCATTTCCTTATCTCGCTTCTCCATATCTTTGTCCCGTCTGTCAGACTCTTTATCCCGTCTGTCGCTGAATTTGTCTCGTCTGTctgcatctttctctcttctctccacatcCTTTTCCCTCTTGTCACtgtccttatctctttctccttctttttctcttctgtccatatccttctccctcctatctccttccttttccctccggtctccatctttctccctcttctccacatccttttccttcctctctgggTCCTTGTCCTTCCGGTCCCTCATTGGCGACTTGTTGAAGTTCTTGCTGGGGGAGTCGTGGGACTTACAATGGTATGCAATGGACTCTTCCTGGAGCTCCCTGTGGCGTGAACTTGCTTTAGACTTCACGTCCCACTCATCCACCCGTTTTCCTTCAAGGCGCCCAAGCCTGGCTTCTACATCTTTCCTATGGGGCTCTGGGTTCCTGCGTAACTCGGAATCTTTTCTCagaccttcatctctcctcccgtcATCTTTTCGCTGCTGGGGGAAGCGTTTGAAGTCGTCAAAGGGGTCCGTGTCAGGTCTGTTAGGATTGTCAAAGTCCCCATGTGATCGGAAGTTTCTCcgccttgcctcttcctcctcaaatttCTTCCGCTCCACGTTAGGATACCTTGACCATTCATCCTCGAGGCCCTTATGCCCTGATGGCTCACCATGTCTTCGGATGTTATCCAAGCACTCTCGCCTTCCCCTTGGATCGTCAAACTCCCAAGGAAGTTTGTGCATTTCACCATAGTACCTCCGTTCAGGCTCCAGTGGTAGCCTTGCACCTCTATCCATCCATGGTTTATCCTTGTCATAGTCAAATGAGTCTCTCTCCCAGTGTGGGGCAGCTCCCATCAGCCCCCTCTGAGGTTCAACATGGGGCTGGGGCCTGTCATAAGGGTACCGACCCTCCTGACTGTGCTGGTCGTACCCAAAGTCGCCTTGTCGCATGCCGCCCCTCTCCCTTCCGCGCTGCCCTCGATTGGCCCTCCCCTGTCCATCGCTCAAGTCCCCGTGGAAGTTCTTGTGTGACGACTGGTTGTACCTAAAAAGAAATAATActaattatttattttcacaaactCCAGAACTACAGCAGATTCACAAACAGAGCAAAAATTTGGTGGACACAGGAGCTCTGATACTTGAAATTTGTGAAAATGGCACTTCGGAAGAGATATCAGGTTTCTACAATAATGTCTGGATACTTTTGAAAAATTTTGCTGGAAGGAAGCATCTGGGTGTATTGTATAATATTTGCTTGCAGCCATCTTGATGACAGGAGATTTTAAGACTTACAACCACTACCCTATTTGTAAACCTTTTCTTGATCATCTCCTTCCTCAACCTGAACTCATCCAACTTGCAACCATTGCTGTGGGTCCAAACTGTCTCTCACAGCAAGTGTATAATAAACCACTTCCATCAATCAACATTTCAAACAAACCACCAAACCATGCAGTCCATGCTTTTCAAatagaaagaaagcaaataaattTCCATAATGTTTTCTTGTATTTATAAGTTATTAGATCACTTTTGGTCATTTATCTTGGCATCTGTTCCAAGGTCAATACTGCTTTATGATCATGGCAAACAGCAGAAACCTAAATCTTAGCTTTCTTTGGacaatgacacacacaaacaagataGTGAATACTGTGAGTCATAGCCTATAGCTCACCACGAGTGTGGGTCCCATGATGCCCCAGGTGGAGGATAGGATGAGTATTCCTCGGGCGGATGAGAGGATGGGGCAAACCTGTCAAACTCCCTTGGGCCGCCATACTCCACATGGGGCCTGCAGGGGTGGATGTACGAGACATCAAAACAAAATGGCCAAACTTAAAGGAATAATTCTGGTCTAGCATTTATTGAAAAAGTTGCCAAACTAACCCAAGCAGTGTTTACCATGTACAAgtacgtacctcttagggaagaGTTTAGCTCATATTTATGGTTGCACTTAAACAATTGTTACATTAACTTTTGTTTGTATCTTAATTCATTACTGCAGGAGTAATGGAAGATTTGGGAAACTCAAGAATGCAATATTTCACATATATATTTATCTAGTTTTGAAGGGAAATCCTGTAAGCCTAATgctgtcttgttttatttttatacgtataaaaTCAATGCAATCATAACTCGAGCCACGGTGAgtcaataataatgattatataaTAATTGGTGCTTTTATTTCCCCCTCAGATGACAACGCTGGACATCCCTGGTGCCCTTTGAGACGCACTGTGACTCAGAAAAGTGCACCACGGCACTTGAGACTGGTGACTATTAATGTGAATGGGGTAGGtgttgaggaaaagaggagagtaatgactgaaaattttgtgaatggtagagtggatgtgttgggagagtgaaacacatattcgaaaaactggtgtgagtgatggtagagggggtacgtgggagggtgtgcctggacggggatagatgagaagtatagaggcaagagtaaggaaggatgtgctattgtgatgtctgaaagagtgcgGAATGgcgtgactgattatggttggttggaagggatcaagaattgtgtgggtgaaaggaaaagtaggtttagtaaagtatgcatgggtgtgtatttatgcaccagtaaatgtgaaaagtaaaaaaggactgagggaaagggaagctttttgggaggaagtgaatgcatgtctgAAGAGCTTTAAGaaagaaacttattatgatgggagatatgaatgctaaagtgagTGATGAATGTGTGGTGGAAAAATGGGgaatacctgggaagaatgaaaatggagagtgcctggtggatgtctgtgctgagaggcgGCTATTCCTAgcaaacaccttctttcagcacaagaatatcctccgatacacatggaggaggggagaagactatgagcaaaaaggattgattgattatgtggcagtagatggaaggcttagaaaagatatttgtgatgcgaaggtagtaagaggactgtttgatggatctgaccatcttgcagtgctggcaaaattaaagctgaaagaaaagtgggtgtttgaaaagaacggtaaagtaaaaaaggaaatactgaagatagaaaagttacaggaaaaagaaataaaagatgagaatgaacgtgaaatggcagaggccttaagtgaaaaatgggaaagtgtaaaagatagtacaaatattgaaaaagtttttggaacatttaaagaagtaatggtaactacaacaggaaagtggtagggatgaaagtggtgagagatggaaaaagaaaaggaaatttatagtggacagaagagatgaggaggatagtaaaagagaaaaggtaaaagttttggaaagtttcgtttagtcggtgcaacatctgtggtcatatgccgaagagagacaggaggggaaggaattatagaagggaacagatcccaggagacggaacacaacccccgattaatacctggtacccattcactgctgggtggacaggggagtagggtatcagaaaagccgcccaaatttttccactccgcccgggaatcaaacccgggatctctcagttgtgagccgagtgtgctaaccactgcaccatgaagccccccaagagaaaagggaactttttaagaaatctcaagaaagaaatgtggctgagcaagtaaaaagggaaaggaaataaaaatatagagaatgcaaaatgaaattaaaacaagcaataaaagaaagtaagaaaagagttgatgaagactttggaaaaagactaagtgaaaaatataaagggaacaggaaatcatattggaaagaagtaaaaaatgaaagaaatgcagaaaaaatcTCCACAagtatggatgagaatggaaagatgttgaaagacggggcagctgtgaaggagagatggagagaatatttaaaaaacttaatgaattttgaggatggacgtccagcagctgtaacagcagcagttttgagtagaggtagaggaggagtatataaagaaagggacatatgaagaagtaaatcaagcaatgaaaagattaaaaaatggaaaggcagcaggaattgatggaatcacagcagaaatgttgaagtgtggagatgtagttgttaaatggatggtcaagatatgtgaagcagcatgggggggggcagcagactggacgaaagccatcattgtcccagtttacaaggggaagggcaggagaggggaatgtgggagctaaaGAGGTATAAGTCTCTGAGTATACCCGgcaaggtatatggaaaagtcataatagagagggtgcaaagacttacggaagagaaaatcagtgaagaagaaggaggctccaggaagggaaggggatgtgtggatcagatattttcctccaggatggtagtagaaaaataatagcaaaaggaaagaaactaaatgctgccttcatggatttggaaaaagcttatgacagagtcgattggattgcattgtgggatgttttaaagatttatggtgtgggaggaaaactgcttagtgcaataaagtctttctatgaggatgcatctgcatgtgtcaaaattagtggaaaaacaagtgaacattttgagataaaagtgggcttaagacagggatgtgtcatgtcaccatggttgttcaatatttatatggatggtgtcattagagaaatgaagggcaaagttggggaagttggagtaagacttcgctgagggaaggaagtgggtactgaattcaatactgtttgctgatgacacagtgctcattggagaaaatgaaagtgacttacaaaatttggtcagtgtttttgatagtgtctgtaaaaggagaaagctgaaagtaaatgtcaacaaaagtagtgatggtttgtgagcgaagtagaagtgaggtcgtAGATTTCGTATGCctatatagagtgggaattgaatgtgaaaaagaatgcaaaaataattttgaatggtgaagaaatggaggaggtcaatgagtttaagtaccttggatcagttatgtgtaagcatggtggtatggagggagagataagagaattgcaaggaagaagggtggtagggtctttgggacaaatcatgaatggcagaagtgtgagcatggaggtaaagtgggatttgagaaatacaataatagtaccaaccctcacatatgcaagtgaaacatgggcctggaatgagtcagaggtctagagtgcaggcagtggaaatgagttatttgaggagtgcttgtggtgtgaataTAATgcatggaatgagtaatgaaagtgtgtacgagcattttggaatgtgtcacaggggtgaagggaagaagtgtggagtggtggaagaagtgaagcgacagactttaaagtggtttggccacatggagtgaatggaggagagtaagatgaccagaagggtgtatgtgagtgagacagagggagggaatgctagaggacaacctccagtgaaatggagagatagggtgcaagagtacattagagagaggggtgaaagatctttgagaaactttgagcaggcaaggaggaagtgtctggatagagaaagttggaaactcttctgccgtgtccatcccctggtgggagcaggcatcgatgaaatgatgatgatgagaaaagtCTCTGACTCAGAGATTGCTGCCCTTTTTGAAGATGAAAGTATAAC
Above is a window of Eriocheir sinensis breed Jianghai 21 chromosome 16, ASM2467909v1, whole genome shotgun sequence DNA encoding:
- the LOC126999226 gene encoding E3 ubiquitin-protein ligase RBBP6-like isoform X6, translated to MSVHYKFKSAVEYDTLPVDGVSISLEDLKEAIIQQKRLGRGQPYDLQITNAETKEVYTNDKTLIPKNSSLIVARVPIDPAQMKKPWDNKESTALLLSNPSNLMNTEDAAEAAQVDRKIKELTDLTRMDGSEDDKISAMVAQSTMAYHPSKYLKLRVSKTMGTVPLDYKCYKCHQSGHWVNMCPLNHQDLRKSTGIPSKFLVEVSDPSIPGVMINSSGKFVRLLDMEVASQEKVQPPPDRPPPPQEIVCLLCKELLRDAVLISCCAAAFCDDCIRSHLVDSEEMRCPTCHSEGISPDTLIPNRYLRIKTKAYACGWLGVEKRPEKNTSEALSSFPPYMVNLNTPTPPRSPLRSVSPATSSSQAEQLQPSCAQQPGTPRTASPDNLKENGNVDSDKENTVLEPGDFEEESIDVSREMEESAETQKESVEEGEPYPEDAEGLMQEQHHMSLPEPLMSEPVVETDVKQRKGKKKKKRKASRHESEEEREGKEGRRKKDRRHSHKSQEGKLSGSSGGEKELLHDVHSTLDSEVKGEAVEGGAMEVKDAWGSEKAEQDPHRSRSRSRSIDRDRDRDRDRDRDRDRGRDRRETEVPTNRYDVLQFDPRVPPPTTFIQSPPKDPFYQVPPFVSTASVSHTVPLAPATSSQYPIYTPGGTFGSAQPHPSTSSLASVREAPHPPPPASRLPTGSPDLSVPPPSYIKPPGAYTAPHVMPFEPIDDPLTLFNKHLQEKDEQRARRARKSRSRSPHSRSPLHRYHPRGRSSRRSWTRSRSRSPSRSVSRGRLGGGGTRSPRSPIRHRWSRSPQPRGHSSYHSQRSPSFNRERSPSNHSLSLSRSPSPSQRIKSPLQVRPLSSLPPRSPARYNQSSHKNFHGDLSDGQGRANRGQRGRERGGMRQGDFGYDQHSQEGRYPYDRPQPHVEPQRGLMGAAPHWERDSFDYDKDKPWMDRGARLPLEPERRYYGEMHKLPWEFDDPRGRRECLDNIRRHGEPSGHKGLEDEWSRYPNVERKKFEEEEARRRNFRSHGDFDNPNRPDTDPFDDFKRFPQQRKDDGRRDEGLRKDSELRRNPEPHRKDVEARLGRLEGKRVDEWDVKSKASSRHRELQEESIAYHCKSHDSPSKNFNKSPMRDRKDKDPERKEKDVEKREKDGDRREKEGDRREKDMDRREKEGERDKDSDKREKDVERREKDADRRDKFSDRRDKESDRRDKDMEKRDKEMDRRDKDGKERDLDRKDIHKRDREGGDGGRKDSYRRERDASDRRDKESDRKSRDVDRRDRDGEKRDRDLDRRDRDSQKRDHERKEKGDGDRYTKDDARKERESRRERDGERTRTSRWERSDAKADREKEMEKIRSDKSKDGIQGKESRGKSNEKEEKRKTRQKEERLDGQSHKSNSRDTKEEDGKLEKRKHERKKKKKEKRRASQASTELSQAELSGDEVEDKKRRKKKEKKKKLRGDAKKDSEETAKPPEEGNSQTDTDPVDASFTQELEPTELTMQNPGTTLSEPEVPESNTTPEKMFPPVPLPQLSKWERDEDASHSPSSSTVAENTEPEEERKVTVDILKRAENALFSGRGLVSRKVFLDTQKQRDDERSPTPDWDRSELREAKRRGPSIQITISSKTESQIGRPRAGRIEVSSPERQDEQTGRPRAGRVEATSPERQEERKSTSRLKCLPDEPMPERNSKEDKEVPSTSDSDLTKSRKKTEKEDASRPEPGRNESSEPQPVIEEDSTPSVLEDLTKADTEPNESIQPHVSTEPPESVNMDGEPKGLKRELSMEEFMETKRLKGNEEAAVNSDETVARPDDQIVSGANNESIGNESESLITEPDNDLKSSAPLTSPPQPSIEDNIELSAADTIKPDEGSEGRQNVVAGMQTPDGEGTDDMEASDFDPHSNISREEEDAEEQVKEEEQRAEGEKDVETEGTEEQEVKKKYSPIRVPSPAPSKASKEKVKEKVRKRKKRKKSLSISSSNSSSSSSSSSSSSSSSEDEEIARKKRRKKKKKKRMVNSDSSDAELKSKHKKRKKEKEKKKKKKKEKRKKADKQK
- the LOC126999226 gene encoding E3 ubiquitin-protein ligase RBBP6-like isoform X1, translating into MSVHYKFKSAVEYDTLPVDGVSISLEDLKEAIIQQKRLGRGQPYDLQITNAETKEVYTNDKTLIPKNSSLIVARVPIDPAQMKKPWDNKESTALLLSNPSNLMNTEDAAEAAQVDRKIKELTDLTRMDGSEDDKISAMVAQSTMAYHPSKYLKLRVSKTMGTVPLDYKCYKCHQSGHWVNMCPLNHQDLRKSTGIPSKFLVEVSDPSIPGVMINSSGKFVRLLDMEVASQEKVQPPPDRPPPPQEIVCLLCKELLRDAVLISCCAAAFCDDCIRSHLVDSEEMRCPTCHSEGISPDTLIPNRYLRIKTKAYACGWLGVEKRPEKNTSEALSSFPPYMVNLNTPTPPRSPLRSVSPATSSSQAEQLQPSCAQQPGTPRTASPDNLKENGNVDSDKENTVLEPGDFEEESIDVSREMEESAETQKESVEEGEPYPEDAEGLMQEQHHMSLPEPLMSEPVVETDVKQRKGKKKKKRKASRHESEEEREGKEGRRKKDRRHSHKSQEGKLSGSSGGEKELLHDVHSTLDSEVKGEAVEGGAMEVKDAWGSEKAEQDPHRSRSRSRSIDRDRDRDRDRDRDRDRGRDRRETEVPTNRYDVLQFDPRVPPPTTFIQSPPKDPFYQVPPFVSTASVSHTVPLAPATSSQYPIYTPGGTFGSAQPHPSTSSLASVREAPHPPPPASRLPTGSPDLSVPPPSYIKPPGAYTAPHVMPFEPIDDPLTLFNKHLQEKDEQRARRARKSRSRSPHSRSPLHRYHPRGRSSRRSWTRSRSRSPSRSVSRGRLGGGGTRSPRSPIRHRWSRSPQPRGHSSYHSQRSPSFNRERSPSNHSLSLSRSPSPSQRIKSPLQVRPLSSLPPRSPARPHVEYGGPREFDRFAPSSHPPEEYSSYPPPGASWDPHSWYNQSSHKNFHGDLSDGQGRANRGQRGRERGGMRQGDFGYDQHSQEGRYPYDRPQPHVEPQRGLMGAAPHWERDSFDYDKDKPWMDRGARLPLEPERRYYGEMHKLPWEFDDPRGRRECLDNIRRHGEPSGHKGLEDEWSRYPNVERKKFEEEEARRRNFRSHGDFDNPNRPDTDPFDDFKRFPQQRKDDGRRDEGLRKDSELRRNPEPHRKDVEARLGRLEGKRVDEWDVKSKASSRHRELQEESIAYHCKSHDSPSKNFNKSPMRDRKDKDPERKEKDVEKREKDGDRREKEGDRREKDMDRREKEGERDKDSDKREKDVERREKDADRRDKFSDRRDKESDRRDKDMEKRDKEMDRRDKDGKERDLDRKDIHKRDREGGDGGRKDSYRRERDASDRRDKESDRKSRDVDRRDRDGEKRDRDLDRRDRDSQKRDHERKEKGDGDRYTKDDARKERESRRERDGERTRTSRWERSDAKADREKEMEKIRSDKSKDGIQGKESRGKSNEKEEKRKTRQKEERLDGQSHKSNSRDTKEEDGKLEKRKHERKKKKKEKRRASQASTELSQAELSGDEVEDKKRRKKKEKKKKLRGDAKKDSEETAKPPEEGNSQTDTDPVDASFTQELEPTELTMQNPGTTLSEPEVPESNTTPEKMFPPVPLPQLSKWERDEDASHSPSSSTVAENTEPEEERKVTVDILKRAENALFSGRGLVSRKVFLDTQKQRDDERSPTPDWDRSELREAKRRGPSIQITISSKTESQIGRPRAGRIEVSSPERQDEQTGRPRAGRVEATSPERQEERKSTSRLKCLPDEPMPERNSKEDKEVPSTSDSDLTKSRKKTEKEDASRPEPGRNESSEPQPVIEEDSTPSVLEDLTKADTEPNESIQPHVSTEPPESVNMDGEPKGLKRELSMEEFMETKRLKGNEEAAVNSDETVARPDDQIVSGANNESIGNESESLITEPDNDLKSSAPLTSPPQPSIEDNIELSAADTIKPDEGSEGRQNVVAGMQTPDGEGTDDMEASDFDPHSNISREEEDAEEQVKEEEQRAEGEKDVETEGTEEQEVKKKYSPIRVPSPAPSKASKEKVKEKVRKRKKRKKSLSISSSNSSSSSSSSSSSSSSSEDEEIARKKRRKKKKKKRMVNSDSSDAELKSKHKKRKKEKEKKKKKKKEKRKKADKQK